Within the Pseudomonadota bacterium genome, the region GTCGAGTCTCCAGATACCACAAGATGACCGGTGAGGCGGCTGGCTTGCAGGGGCGAACGGCGTCCGAGGGCACCGCTTTGACCTCAGAAACCGACAGCCGGATGTGGATACAGCACGAAGATGCCGGTGACATTCACACAATTCTCCTGTCTCTGGAAGCGTCCCCGCGAGTGCCTGCAGAGGGAATCCGAGCGGCGTCCCTGTTCATGGTTGGCGTTCTCGAAGGAAGTCCCGCACAAAGCGATCGGCGGGTCGCTCGCGCAGATCCTCTTCCGTTCCCACCTGAAGGAGCCTGCCGCCGTCCATCACAGCCACGCGATCGGCCAGCCGAAAGGCCTCGCTCAGGTCGTGCGTTACCACGATGATCGTCTTTCTTACGCGCTCCTTCAACTCGAGGAACTGCTCGTGGATCTGGTGCCGCGTGACCGGGTCCAAGGCGCCAAAGGGCTCGTCCATGAGCACGTAGGGAGGGTCGAGCGCCAGCGCGCGTGCCAGCCCCACGCGCTGCCTCTGCCCGCCGGAAAGCTCGCGGGGAAAGCGTTGGGCGAACTCGGAGGGAGCGAGTCCGACCAGTTCCAGCAGCTCCCGGACGCGCCGATCGCGCCGGCCGGCGTCCCAGCTCTCCAGCTCGCACAGCAACGCGACGTTGCGGCCGACCGTCATGTGCGGAAACAGCCCGCCGGCTTGGATCACGTAGCCGATGCACCTGCGCAGCTCGATGATGTCGCGCTGACGGATATCGGTTCCGTCGACCGCGATAACGCCGCTCGTGGGCTCGACCAGCCTGTTGATCAGCTTCAGCGTCGTCGTCTTGCCGCAGCCGCTCGTCCCAACCAGGGCCAGGGTCTCACCGCCAAGCACATCGAGGTTCACGCGATCTACAGCCACCCGCGGCCGACCCTGCGGATCAAGAAACTGCTTGGTGACGTCCACCAGCCTGATCACCGCGAACCTTTCTCGCGCTACGCGCGTTTCGCTCCGGCCTCGACAATCCTACCGCAGCAAAACGGCCGAGTGCCGTCCCAAGGCTCCGGACCCGGCATGGTGTAGCGTCGCGGGGTCGCTTGTCGTGTCCGGATCGAGTCTAGGATCTAGTGTTGGGCGGCGAAGGGTCGCCGCGTGTTGTCCCAGCGTCCGCGAGTGAAATCG harbors:
- a CDS encoding ATP-binding cassette domain-containing protein, whose translation is MIRLVDVTKQFLDPQGRPRVAVDRVNLDVLGGETLALVGTSGCGKTTTLKLINRLVEPTSGVIAVDGTDIRQRDIIELRRCIGYVIQAGGLFPHMTVGRNVALLCELESWDAGRRDRRVRELLELVGLAPSEFAQRFPRELSGGQRQRVGLARALALDPPYVLMDEPFGALDPVTRHQIHEQFLELKERVRKTIIVVTHDLSEAFRLADRVAVMDGGRLLQVGTEEDLRERPADRFVRDFLRERQP